ATGACCTGGACACGCTGGCCGGCCACTACGACACTCCAGTCTTCGCTCTTTGCGTTTGGAATGAACTCACGCAGTTCTTCAACACGCTGTTCATGGGACAGCATAACCTGCTGAATCAGATATTTTGTCAGCGCCATTTCCTTTGCACCTGCAGCGAGCATGGTGATGACATTGTTCGGCTTAACAGACTTGATCAGGTCCATATTGGAGCCTGTTTTCAGGAACTTCGGCGAAAATCCCGCAAACGGGCCGAACAGCAGGGATTTCTTATTGTCAATAAATCTTGTATCCAAATGCGGCACGGACATTGGAGGAGCACCCACTTTGGCTTTTCCGTACACCTTTGCATGGTGCTTCTCGACAATTTCCGGATCGTTGCAGACCAGGAACAGTCCGCTTACCGGGAATCCGCCAATATGCTTCGATTCAGGGATGCCCGTCTTCTGGAGCAGATGCAGGCTTCCCCCGCCGCCGCCAATAAAGACAAACTTTGCCTGATGGACTTCGGTTGTGCCGCTTTCCATATTCCGCACTTTTACATTCCATGATCCATCGCCGGCACGCTCTAAATCCTGGACGCTGTGCTGATAATGAACATCGACATTTTTATTCTTTAAATGGTCAAACAGCATGCGCGTCAACGCACCGAAGTTGACATCTGTTCCGGAATCGATTTTTGTGGCTGCAATCGGCTCATCCGATGTACGGCCTTCCATCATCACCGGAATCCACTCCTTCAGCTTCTCAGGATCATCGGAAAATTCCATGCCCTGAAACAGCGGATTAGCTGACAGCGCTTCCAAACGTTTTTTCAAAAACGACACATTTTTTTCCCCCTGAACAAAGCTCATATGAGGGATTGGCATAATAAAGTCCTGCGGATTGGTAATCAGGCTGTTTTCTACAAGATAAGACCAAAACTGTCTGGAAAGCTGAAACTGTTCATTTACATTAATCGCTTTAGCGATATCTATTGATCCATCGGATTTTTCAGATGTATAGTTAAGCTCGCACAATGCAGCATGTCCCGTCCCTGCATTATTCCATTCGTTAGAGCTTTCTTCTCCTGCGCTGGCGAGCTTCTCAAACACTTTGATTTCCCATTCAGGTGCTAACTCTTTCAGTAAAGATCCCAAAGTCGCGCTCATGATTCCGGCACCAATTAAGATAACGTCTGTTTTGTTCTGTACGCTGCTCATTTTAAACCCTTCCTTATCCCAGAAATTTGCCAAAAACTGCAGGCGCTTTGCTCAGGCATCACCACTAGAAAGACATCACCCAAGGACGCGCCTTTTCCGTCACACAAAATACACATTCTATTCTATTATAATGATTGATAAGGTAATATAGCTAGCATTATCTGATAATTATATACTATTTTAGACAAATTAGAAAGAGGGCAGGGATTTTGAGAACCAAAACAGCAGACAAAACAGTTCCAGTATTGGAAGGTTTGTCTGCTGCTTGGTAAATTTATGCCTTTTTAAGGATCTCCTGCACTTCCTCCAGGCAGGGAAGGCCGGTCATAGCGCCTTTCCTGGTGACGGCCAGACCTCCTGACACATTTGCGAAGCGAATCATCGAGGCCATCTCGTCATGCGCATGCTCCTCCAAGGCTTTAGGTGATTCATTTATGCAATAAAGGAGTCCGGAAACGAATGCATCTCCGGCACCGGTGGTATCCACCACCTTGTATGGCAATGCAGGAATTTTCCCGATCTCATCTTTATAGCGGAAGATGCAGCCATCACCGCCCAATGTAACGATTGTCAGCTTATTTTCAGGCAGTCGGGCTATTCCTTCTTCCGTATCACTGGATCCGGTTAAAAAGGTGAGCTCCTCCTCCGAAATTTTCACAATATCGGAAT
The window above is part of the Cytobacillus sp. FSL H8-0458 genome. Proteins encoded here:
- a CDS encoding malate:quinone oxidoreductase, giving the protein MSSVQNKTDVILIGAGIMSATLGSLLKELAPEWEIKVFEKLASAGEESSNEWNNAGTGHAALCELNYTSEKSDGSIDIAKAINVNEQFQLSRQFWSYLVENSLITNPQDFIMPIPHMSFVQGEKNVSFLKKRLEALSANPLFQGMEFSDDPEKLKEWIPVMMEGRTSDEPIAATKIDSGTDVNFGALTRMLFDHLKNKNVDVHYQHSVQDLERAGDGSWNVKVRNMESGTTEVHQAKFVFIGGGGGSLHLLQKTGIPESKHIGGFPVSGLFLVCNDPEIVEKHHAKVYGKAKVGAPPMSVPHLDTRFIDNKKSLLFGPFAGFSPKFLKTGSNMDLIKSVKPNNVITMLAAGAKEMALTKYLIQQVMLSHEQRVEELREFIPNAKSEDWSVVVAGQRVQVIKDTPAGKGTLQFGTEVVSASDGSVAALLGASPGASTAVNVMLEVLQKCFPEQMDEWHFKIKKMIPSYGMSLSENPKLFREIHESTAQVLGLSEKEKQQELAYN